Part of the Virgibacillus necropolis genome, TTTCCTAGGGCAATATTTAGTGCTGTTTCACTAAAAAGTCCCACAAACCCTGCCACTAAAAGAGCAGTCATTATTGGCCCTGTTTTGATTTGTGTTTTCGCTACCGATTCTGTTTCATTTCTTGTATTCGTTTTCGGGTCTGTCTTGATTTGTGTATTCAATTATTAAAACTCCTTCAATAAATTTGGTAATACCTGCGAAAAGTGGTATTACATGCTTATAAGATGTCGTTTAATTTACGCCATTGTATCCCTTCTGCTGAAAAAGATTTGTCGTGATTTCGATTATCAGCGGTTATCCATTTCCGTAGTACACCTCTACATACTAACGAGCTAGCTAACTATATCAAAAATTTTCTTATAACGTCAACTAGGTTGACAAATATTTTTTATTAAATTATAATTAACTTAGTTGAAACTATATATTGGGAGGAACAAATGTTTACTATTGGAGATTTAATCATCTATTCCGCGCATGGTATTTGTAAAATTGACGATATTTGCGAAAAGACAGTTTCAGGGGTAACAAAAACTTATTACGTATTGCACCCGATGGAGAATAATCAGCACTTAACTATAAGTACTCCCGTTAATAACGATAAAGTAGTCATGCTTGAACTGATTCATAAAGAGGAAGCCAATGAAATACTTGAAGCTTTTAAAGGTCCGGGGATAGAATGGAACGACAAAGCTAACATGCGTCTCCATCTATATTCAGACATTGTAAATACAGGTAACCGTAAAGAAATCATGAAGGTTGTAAATACGCTGATGCGGAAAAAAGCGGAAGCCGAACTAAATGAAAGAAAACTTTATGAACAAGATCGTAAACTCCTGAACACTACACAAGATATACTGTTTAAAGAATTAGCTATTTCATTGAACACGACTTATGATAAAATAAATGAAATGGTAGTACGGTTAATCAATAAAAATATGCTTGAAACAAACAATTAAAAAACCCCCTTTTGTCAATCTAAAATGACAAAAAGGGGTATCTTATTTAAGCTGCCTAAAAGAACTTCATTATACTGATGAAGATAATACAACCTAAAAGAGCAGTCGAAATGACCTTCATAGAGCCGATGAAGGTTACAACAACCTAAAAAAGCTGCCTAAATGACCTTCATTGTACTGATGAAGATTACTACAGCCTAAAGGCACAGTCGAAATGACCTTCATAGAGCCGTTGAAGGTTAAAACAGCCTAAAAAAGCTGCCTAAATGACCTTCATTATACTGATGAATTAATGCAGCCGATTAAAGTTTATATTCTCCAATCTAACTTTAATATATCTTTAAGAATATTTACTTGTTTTACACCTATTTTTTCTGCAATTTCATTCTCAAGCTGGGCTTTAAGAGCTGCATTTTTTTCGTAGCATTCTTCTCCTAAAGCTGTTAACTGGATACACTTCTCTTTCTTGTTGTTTTCTACATTTTGGATTTTTACCAACCCTTTTGCAGCAAGATTCTTGATAAACTTATGTATCGCCTGGCGAGAGATATCTACATTTTTTGTGACATACGAAATGGTTGGTCGCTTTTTATAAATCCTGGCCATGATATACCATTCAGAATTTGAAATATAAATCTCACTTTGATCGTTCCATGCTTTCTCTGAAATTCTTCGGACCAAAGTGTGACGCTCGCTTAATAAATCTATAAGGTCTAAATTTTGTAATTCAGAATTAGAAGTCAAACGATTCACTCCAATCATACCCTTCGCCACTTACTATACAAAACCCGTTATCGGATGTCAATTTGGTTGACTTCTACTAGATTTTCGAGGGCAAAAGATATACAATGGTTTGAAACTACCACCAGGCCCTTCCCTTGCTTTTACATAGTTAGATTTACATAACAAATTTAATACCTTCGACACAAATAACGCTTGGTTTTAAACCAAGCGTTATTCGCTCTTTCCATCTATTAACGTGTTCAAGTTCAATATGGACGCAAACTACTTTCACCCGTTGACAGTTTGGGCCAACATTGTACCATAATTGCCTATTAAACCGATAGTTCAATACAATTCTCAGAAGGGTCTTTCGTAACGAAAACGTCTTCCTTTTTTTGTACTTCATAACCTAAATGTTGTAACTGATCTACTACTTTTTTTCTTGCTTGTTCACTCGGATATACAAGAGAGAACAATTTCAATCCAACACTTTCTTCTGAGGTCGGAGGTGCACCCACTCCAGCCCAGGTATTTAAACCTATATGGTGATGGTAATTGCCAGTAGACATAAAAAGTGCTTGCTGGCCGAATCGGTTTACAATATTAAAACCAAGCCCCTTGCCATAGAACTCTTCCGTTTTTTGCAATTCTGATACATGCAAATGAATATGTCCCACAACTGTTTCTGCCGGAAGCCCGTCCCAACTCTCATCATCAAGTTCGGAAAGAATACCCTTGGCGTCTAATGGATCTACGGCCATTGCCACCTCATCGTTTTCCCAGGCCCATGTGGAAGATGGTCGGTCAGTATAAATTTCGATTCCATTTCCGTCGGGATCATTCAAATAAAGAGCCTCACTTACAAGATGGTCAGATGATCCTAACCGAACATTAAGCTGAATAAAGTGCTTTAATATTTTCGCTAACTCTAATCGATTAGGTAATAACAGTGCATAATGATATAATCCCGATGTATTAGCTTGCTTCGGTTTTGCATTTTCAGGTTGTTCAATTGATAACAAGGCTGTTTTACCATTAGCAGATAGTACAGCTTTCTTTTCTGTTTTATCTAGTATTTGAAAGCCGATTACTTCTTTATAAAATTCCAAAGAACGTACTAAATTTTCAACTTTTAAATGAACAGCCTTTACGAACGCATTCGGTTCCTGAAAAAATTTCTGTTCCACGTTTGTTACCCCCTTGTAATAAAAATAAATTAACCCTGTTTCGAGGAAGATAATACGTTATCTAATGAAAAAAGGTTTCTATTTGAAACAGCAAGAAAAATTGAAATTACCAATAAAGCTAAGTCAATTTCGTATCCGCCTAAAAATCCAGCAGCAAACTTTGCCTTAATAATTGCTCCAACCATAATTAGTGCAAATAAAATAGAAATAACCTTTGTTCCAATACCTAATATCATCGCAATACCACCGATTAACTCTATGAGTGCTACTACATAAGCTACAAAACCTGGAATCCCTAGGCTTTCAAAAAAACCGACAGTATTCCCAATGCCTCCCTGAAACTTATCTAGACCATGTAGGAAAAACGTTAAACCTAAAAATACCCTTAAAATAATGACACCTATTTCGTCTTTACTTATCATTTACATGACACTCCTTTTTAATGATTTATTTGCTCCTAACAAAAAACAATAACCAGATAACTATCGTTACGCAAAAGTTACTTTACGTAAGTAACTATATATTAGTAACAAATTTATGTCAAGTTAAAATTTTGTCGTTGATCGATCCAGCCCCTCTTCCATTAGAAGCAATAGAAAACTTTAATTTAAAGGTCACTGCATATATGTTCCATAAGCCTAAACAAATCCAGTTGACATTCATTTTAATTGTAACTATAATTGTTACAATGGTGGTGAAAAACACGTGAAAAATAACCGTTTGGCTGTATCCATTCATATTCTTTCCTTAGCTGCCTTAAATGCTCGCGAACGGGTAACGTCCGAGTTTATAGCTGGTAGTGTTCATACGAATTCAGTAGTTATACGACGGCTTACTAGTAAGCTCAAAAAAGCTGGTCTTTTAACTTCTCAGCCGGGAATTCCTGGGGTGAAATTAACAAGATCCCCTTCTGAAACTTCTTTATTGGATATTCATAAAGCCATCTATGGAAAAGAGGAATCCGTTTTTTCCATACATCAGAACCCAAACCCTGACTGTGAAGTAGGAGCTAACATACAATCTACTTTGAATACAACGTTCGATAAAGTTCAGGATGCTATTGAAAAGGAATTATCCAACCAAACACTTCAAGACATATTAGATGATCTCTTTGCTTAAAAGAGATTTTTTCACCACCCAAATGTAACTTTTATAGTTACAAATACTTTATTGGAGGAACAAAAAATGAGAATTGGGATTATTGGAGCAAGTGGTAAAGCAGGAAATTTCATTTTAAAAGAAGCTGTCAAACGGGGGCATACCGTAACAGCTATCGTTAGAAATGCCTCCAAAATCACAAATCAGCATGTGGAAGTTGTAGGGAAGGATATTTATGAACTTTCATCAGAGGATATCAAGCCTTATGAAATAGTCATTAATGCCTTCGGTGCGCCCCTTGGGGAGGAAGAACCTCACGTTACAGCTGGACATGCGTTAATTGAAGCTTTAAAAGGTACGAACACAAGAGTAATTGTAGTCGGAGGAGCAGGGAGCCTTTATGTTAATGAAGACACTCAGGTTATTGATACACCGGATTTCCCTGATGAATTTAAACCAACAGCAAAAGGCCAAGCACGAAATCTTCAAGAATTACAGGAGTCACAAGGTCTAACTTGGACCTTCATTAGTCCCTCAGCTATTTTTGATCCTGAAGGACCAAAAACAAGTTCTTATCAAGCAGGAAAGGACAACCTGCTTATGAATTCAAAAGGCGAAAGCTACATCAGTTATGCAGACTATGCTATTGCCGTTTTAGACGAAATCGAAAATCCGCAACATATAAACGAACGATTTACTGTTGTTGCTGAACAAAATAATGAATAAACACTATTACTGCCATGATCATGCATCATGGCAGTTTAATTTTGAAAAAGGTTATGGATGGAATTAAATTAATTTGATATTACTATATATTATTCGCTTGGCAACGTAGATATATATTTTCTAACTACTTCGTAAACATATTTTTGATTTGCTGCTGCTGTATTTGGGTTATATTCTCCACCATTCACTTTATTATTAGATAGTATTCTAATTCCCAAGAATGGTACATCATAAGCTTTGGTAATTTGTGCTGCTGAGGCAGTTTCCATTTCTTCTACAGAGGTACCATACTTATTATGGAACCATTTAATCCTATCAACTTCATTATTCCATACATCTGCAGAACCTATAGTACCCTCAACAACCTTGCCCTTCGTATATTTATCTTTCACTGCATTGGCAGCTGCGAGTAAATCCTTATCTCCCTCGTAGTAACGGATTTTTTCAGCATTAGGATCTTCTCCTGCACTTCCTTCAGAAGCCATTAAGTCCATCGGTTTCCATTCAGTTGGATCAATTCCTTCGTTTTCATCCTTATTCGCCGTTTTTAATGAGCCTATGTTTACAGCTCTTTTTCCTAAAACAATATCAAATACGTGTAAATCAGGATCATGCCCACCCGAAGTTCCTTGATTAATTATTGCTATGGGGTCATATCTTTCAATGGCCACGGCCGTAGCAGCTGCTGTATTTTCCATTCCCTTACCTGTTTTAGTTACTATTACAGGATAATTGTCTACAGTACCTATATAAAATTCAAAAGTTCCTGATTTTTCTTTTTTAACATTTTCTAACCTTTGTGCAAAATCCTCAGCTTCTATTGGCATCGGACCTTGAACTATAATAGGCCTTTGAGAACTTTCTTTTACAGTTTCAGATTGTGAAGAAGAACTACATCCTACAACTAGCGATAATAACAGTACAGTAATAAGTGCTAATGAAGCGTAATTTAACAATCTTTTTCTTTGTGTTTTATAAAATATTGCTTTCATTCCGTTTCCTCCTTGTTGTTTGATATACTCGTAGTTTTGATCAAATAAAAAAGGTCTAGAAAATGTAGAATGATTCTACCTTCCAGACCTACGAAAGTTAAAGTATAGATAACTCAGCAAAAAATGAAGCTAATGCTAAATCATAAAACGACAGCTAAATATTACCAAACAGCCGAATACTTTAACTCGTAGTCCAGTTCTTTCAGGTGGGAACTAGGTAGAGACACTCAGACCATATTACCGAGTATATACGAGTAACAATATTTAAGATTATTACTTTGATAATATACCAAATTCACACTAGATAATCAACAAAAAACGAATATTATTTTTAATTAATTGTTAAATGTTCGTGTTTTAGGAATAACCTAAAGTAAGTGAGGCTTAATTATATACGTTCCTCTCTCATGTATTGGATTGTTTGATTTCTTTAACAAACACTAATATCGAAAAAAGATCACTTCTATTAATAGAAAAACTCCTTTACAATAATGATTAGAAAGAGGTGTCAGTTGTTGCAAAAACTTACGTTTGAATCCAAATGGGATAAAACAATTGCTGATCAGGACCGGGAACGGATTAAGCAATTATTTCAGAAAACAATTTTAGATCCTGGCATCAACATTCAGTTTACTTCACTTTGGCAAGCTAAAAATCATCGCGGAGAACTATTAGTTGCTGTTCTTATTCATAATACCAGTCAACGGAATTTCACCTTCCTTGATCAAATAATGACATATGTGGTTAGCGGCACCATTTTCGCTGAGCACACCTTCCCTTCACCTATAACAGTAGAGAAGCAAACCAGCATGCCATGGACATTCATTTTTCCTGTTGGTAGTTTTAACAGCTCTCAAAGTTTCGAGGATGGGGTATTACGTATTACTTCGTGAACCTTTAAAAAGCTGAAAAAAGGCTTTATATCAAAGAAAAACAGGTGGAGTTTTTTCCACCTGTTTTGTTCATTTTTATTAAGAACGCTTTTGTTTCTTTCTTGAAGAATCAGCCTTTTTTCTTCCAGTTTCCTTAGTTGTCGTTCCTTGCCCTTCAGTTTCTGATGACCCCAAACCAATCGTTGATGGATTAGCTTTTCTTTTTGACATGCTACTCACCTCCAATTAAAGTATTCCTAAAAATAATGTAGGTATGCTATTTTATTGCTATTTTGAATAGATCATAAAATTAGGCAATATTTTTAAGATAATCAAATCAAGTCCAACTGTCATTTTTGTTGTAAATGCAACGAAATTGAGCTATATTTAATATACATAATTTTATCGCATTTGCAACAAAAAACGTATTGAGGAGTTAATTAACATGGAGATTCTTCGTGAAATTGGAATGATAGCTAGGGCATTAGATTCTATAAGTAATATAGAATTTAAAGAGTATGACCTTACAAAAGGGCAGTATTTGTACATTGTGCGAATTTGTGAAAACCCAGGAATCATTCAAGAAAAATTGGCTGAGATGATAAAAGTAGATCGAACAACAGCTGCACGCGCCATAAAAAAACTTGAAATTAATGGCTTTATTGAAAAGAATGGAGATAAACATAACAAAAAAATAAAAAAACTCTTTCCAACAGAGAAAGGGAAAAATGTTTATCCTTTTATAAAAAGAGAAAATGATTATTCCAACTCCATTGCGTTAGAGGGACTCTCCGAAAGAGAAGCAGAAACCCTTTTCAATCTTCTTCAAAGAGTAAGAAAAAATATAGAAAAAGACTGGGAATTTGTAAAAAAGGGAAACGAAAGAAATTATTGATTATATAAAGGAGCGATATATAGAATGACTATAAATATAAAAAAATGCACCATTAAGGACTTACGCATACTTCAAGAAATTTGTTATGAAACATTTGATGAGACATTTAAGGACCAGAATTCACCCGAAAATATGAAAACCTATCTGGAACGGGCATTTAACTTAAAACAATTAAAAAAAGAATTATCCAATATTTCTTCCCAATTCTTTTTTGTTTACTACAACGATGAAGTTGCTGGATATTTAAAGGTCAATACCGACGATGCCCAGTCTGAAAAAAAGGGGGATGAAGCTCTTGAACTTGAAAGGATTTATATAAAGAACAAATTCCAAAGGCATGGTCTTGGTAAGTATCTGCTTGATAAAACTATGGAAATTGCAATGAAGAATAATAAAAAGGAAATTTGGCTAGGCGTATGGGAAAAGAATGAAAATGCTATTGCTTTCTATAAGAAAGTAGGTTTTGTTCATACTGGAGCCCACTCTTTTTATATGGGTGATGAAGAACAAATAGACTTCATCATGATGAAAACACTTAAATAATCTTTTGAAAGGTGGATTTTTATGTATATTCCTAAACATTATAAAGTCACAGACTTTGATGAAATCAGAGAATTTATTCAGCATAACCCTTTTGGAACAATTGTAACGACAAAACAAGGAAAGCCTATTGCCACTCATTTGCCTTTAGAGTTACATAAACAAGGAGATGATTACTATATAACAGGACATTTTGCTTATGCAAATCCTCAGGTGGAAACATTCGAGGGTGATAATGAAAACGTCCTTGTAATGTATCAAGGTCCCAACGCTTATATTTCATCTTCTTGGTATAAGTCTGAAAATGTACCAACATGGAATTATCAATCTGTCCATATATATGGAACAGCTAGTATAATGAGTGAACAAGAATTGCAAGAAGACCTTAAACTACTATTACAAAAATATGAGCAACATCGTAAGAATCCAGCTTTATGGGAGAATCTTTCTTCGCAAACTAAAAAACAAATCAAAGGTATTGTTGGATTTAAAATTAAAATACAAGAAGTTCAAGCTGCTTATAAATTAAGCCAAAATCGAAATGAAGAGGACTATCAAAACATCATTAATAAACTATATGAGGAAAAAGATTTAAATTCTAAGGCATTAGCTGAAGTGATGGAAAATAGAAATTCTCTGCAATAACCGTCAAATAATCCCATCTGATCAGATGGGATTATTTGACGGTTACACTGTGAGAAGTAGAGTCAAAACTATAAATCGAGATTGACAAATCCTTCACAAGTAAAACGAACATCTGTTGAAATATAATTTTTGACGCCTGTTTCTACGTTTATTATCCCGCCTGGCTGATGGATTTTTAATTTGTACTCCTTATTTTTCTTTGACAAATAAACACCCAAAGCTAGAGAGCCAGACCCACAAGCTTGTTCGAAAAATCTACTTCCCGTTTCTTTCACGTAAACAAAAGGCCATATTTCATATTCTTTTTCCATTAGTCTTCTATAGGGGATTATCCCAATAGCTTTATCTTCAATTTTTTTAGTAACCGCCTCAATAAGAAGATTAAAATCATTCTTGCTTGGCCAAAAATCCGTTAAGAAATGAGTTATACCTTCTAGTTGCACAACACTCCCTGAAATGCTACGACCATTAAGACTAATAACAATTTCATTGGTAGAGATTGGATGTAGCATTTCTGCTTTAGCTTCAAAATGAGAAGGAGATTTAACTTCTACAACACAAGCAAGTGGCGACTCGGAACCAGAAGTTTCTAATAAGAATCTATTATTTTTGCTTAAACCTTTATAGGAGCAGTAAGCAGCAGCGCTTAAAATTGCATTTCCGCAAAATTCTCCTCCGGCCATTTCTAATCTAAGTACAGATTTTTTGTTTTCTGGTGCAACTATGAAGCCAACCTGTTCCGCATTAAGATATTCATAGTCCATAATAGTATTAGCAATTTCTGCATAATGAATGGGTTCAACATAGTTAGTTATAAAAACTGTCATATTTTTTGAAGGGCTAACCTTTACAAAATTAAGCCTCATTACCTAGTCTCCTCCCCTTATTTATATTGGGTTATTTTTTAGTAAGGTCTTAGCGTTCACATAACAAGCAATTTTGTAGGTTAACTTGCTTACCGTAAAAAGTTTCCGAAACCTTGGTCAGACCCTGTCTGACCAGATCGAAAAAAATATTTAAACTGCTAATTACTTTATAAAAGTAAGTTATTACTGGATTTATTCCCACCTATTCAAAACCTGTAACAAATCGTATGCAATTAAACCAGACGCTTCTTCTGACCATCCTACTTGCTTTAGAAAACGTGTGCTTTGATAGATATATTTAATAAGGGCTAAACACTTTGCTATATCGAATTATAACATTTTCGATACAAAAAATATGAGTTTTTAGCTTTGATCATCTAGAAGGTATGAAGTGGTAAACAGCCTGTTATTCAGTTTCTATCAAAAGCGTTTTGATTGAAGTCGCTTTTGTCTCTGTCATGCCAATTACTCCTTTGTAATGTTGAAGTTTGAATTGTGATAATCTGACTTTGTTAAACTATAAACAACTTTGTTTACACTTTTAGTAAAACCCCATAATAGCCGATTTCAGTTTTAATTGAAGTAGCTTAATAAGAATACTCGTATTTGGACAAAACCAGACATAGAAAGCTTCTAAAGGAGATTCGCAGTAGTTCAACCTACCCTGCTTTGTATAAAAAAGCAAGACTATGGACAAAAGAAGGAAGGAAACTAACCGTGCAATCACAGGAATCTAAAAATACAAAAGAGATTCCCCTACCTTGGCTACCAAGCTATTTGTAACCAACTAAAGGAGATACAACATAATGAAAAGTTTTGAATATGGTGATGAAAAAATTAGTGATAGAGAAATTATGATTGCTGTACCCTCCTATGTGATTGGTGTAGGAATACTTTCATTACCAAGGGGCCTGGCGGTTGC contains:
- a CDS encoding CarD family transcriptional regulator: MFTIGDLIIYSAHGICKIDDICEKTVSGVTKTYYVLHPMENNQHLTISTPVNNDKVVMLELIHKEEANEILEAFKGPGIEWNDKANMRLHLYSDIVNTGNRKEIMKVVNTLMRKKAEAELNERKLYEQDRKLLNTTQDILFKELAISLNTTYDKINEMVVRLINKNMLETNN
- a CDS encoding MarR family winged helix-turn-helix transcriptional regulator; the encoded protein is MIGVNRLTSNSELQNLDLIDLLSERHTLVRRISEKAWNDQSEIYISNSEWYIMARIYKKRPTISYVTKNVDISRQAIHKFIKNLAAKGLVKIQNVENNKKEKCIQLTALGEECYEKNAALKAQLENEIAEKIGVKQVNILKDILKLDWRI
- a CDS encoding VOC family protein; its protein translation is MEQKFFQEPNAFVKAVHLKVENLVRSLEFYKEVIGFQILDKTEKKAVLSANGKTALLSIEQPENAKPKQANTSGLYHYALLLPNRLELAKILKHFIQLNVRLGSSDHLVSEALYLNDPDGNGIEIYTDRPSSTWAWENDEVAMAVDPLDAKGILSELDDESWDGLPAETVVGHIHLHVSELQKTEEFYGKGLGFNIVNRFGQQALFMSTGNYHHHIGLNTWAGVGAPPTSEESVGLKLFSLVYPSEQARKKVVDQLQHLGYEVQKKEDVFVTKDPSENCIELSV
- a CDS encoding DoxX family protein — encoded protein: MISKDEIGVIILRVFLGLTFFLHGLDKFQGGIGNTVGFFESLGIPGFVAYVVALIELIGGIAMILGIGTKVISILFALIMVGAIIKAKFAAGFLGGYEIDLALLVISIFLAVSNRNLFSLDNVLSSSKQG
- a CDS encoding Rrf2 family transcriptional regulator, with the translated sequence MKNNRLAVSIHILSLAALNARERVTSEFIAGSVHTNSVVIRRLTSKLKKAGLLTSQPGIPGVKLTRSPSETSLLDIHKAIYGKEESVFSIHQNPNPDCEVGANIQSTLNTTFDKVQDAIEKELSNQTLQDILDDLFA
- a CDS encoding NAD(P)-dependent oxidoreductase, translating into MRIGIIGASGKAGNFILKEAVKRGHTVTAIVRNASKITNQHVEVVGKDIYELSSEDIKPYEIVINAFGAPLGEEEPHVTAGHALIEALKGTNTRVIVVGGAGSLYVNEDTQVIDTPDFPDEFKPTAKGQARNLQELQESQGLTWTFISPSAIFDPEGPKTSSYQAGKDNLLMNSKGESYISYADYAIAVLDEIENPQHINERFTVVAEQNNE
- a CDS encoding 5'-methylthioadenosine/S-adenosylhomocysteine nucleosidase, with the translated sequence MKAIFYKTQRKRLLNYASLALITVLLLSLVVGCSSSSQSETVKESSQRPIIVQGPMPIEAEDFAQRLENVKKEKSGTFEFYIGTVDNYPVIVTKTGKGMENTAAATAVAIERYDPIAIINQGTSGGHDPDLHVFDIVLGKRAVNIGSLKTANKDENEGIDPTEWKPMDLMASEGSAGEDPNAEKIRYYEGDKDLLAAANAVKDKYTKGKVVEGTIGSADVWNNEVDRIKWFHNKYGTSVEEMETASAAQITKAYDVPFLGIRILSNNKVNGGEYNPNTAAANQKYVYEVVRKYISTLPSE
- a CDS encoding SLAP domain-containing protein, with product MQKLTFESKWDKTIADQDRERIKQLFQKTILDPGINIQFTSLWQAKNHRGELLVAVLIHNTSQRNFTFLDQIMTYVVSGTIFAEHTFPSPITVEKQTSMPWTFIFPVGSFNSSQSFEDGVLRITS
- a CDS encoding YuzL family protein, coding for MSKRKANPSTIGLGSSETEGQGTTTKETGRKKADSSRKKQKRS
- a CDS encoding MarR family winged helix-turn-helix transcriptional regulator, with the protein product MEILREIGMIARALDSISNIEFKEYDLTKGQYLYIVRICENPGIIQEKLAEMIKVDRTTAARAIKKLEINGFIEKNGDKHNKKIKKLFPTEKGKNVYPFIKRENDYSNSIALEGLSEREAETLFNLLQRVRKNIEKDWEFVKKGNERNY
- a CDS encoding GNAT family N-acetyltransferase, with product MTINIKKCTIKDLRILQEICYETFDETFKDQNSPENMKTYLERAFNLKQLKKELSNISSQFFFVYYNDEVAGYLKVNTDDAQSEKKGDEALELERIYIKNKFQRHGLGKYLLDKTMEIAMKNNKKEIWLGVWEKNENAIAFYKKVGFVHTGAHSFYMGDEEQIDFIMMKTLK
- a CDS encoding FMN-binding negative transcriptional regulator, whose protein sequence is MYIPKHYKVTDFDEIREFIQHNPFGTIVTTKQGKPIATHLPLELHKQGDDYYITGHFAYANPQVETFEGDNENVLVMYQGPNAYISSSWYKSENVPTWNYQSVHIYGTASIMSEQELQEDLKLLLQKYEQHRKNPALWENLSSQTKKQIKGIVGFKIKIQEVQAAYKLSQNRNEEDYQNIINKLYEEKDLNSKALAEVMENRNSLQ